A region of Mobula birostris isolate sMobBir1 chromosome X, sMobBir1.hap1, whole genome shotgun sequence DNA encodes the following proteins:
- the LOC140191686 gene encoding uncharacterized protein — translation MASTMVGIIPRCVDYISSVTLDGFQFGHLEMFGVRLGYLRINGKQMFALSQVLADLFKHVPRTTIRKRMEYLKIKRRRCDLQELRTLKAMKSVPTRAVKCTLISKEDLEALYTVYKDPECIRKKLKVKVREKGHFPSRQDSSYFSDFCGERTVLRTRNSAVPSEEESNRVVESTENGGLFERPGCRSITDPAGQGFTNYENDGKSNFCPLYRERDGFHQDEGRCYPRTVQPAIAVRLNRAGSPVHFRAKYSCCNQSKNAESGFIGNYNSSLPPPALKSVKRMVLSGDIKALSGTPCAQMTQGASLGCSSDSDCSLDPENDSDFGSTDEDEEGESLLSGCSSDDESSSASDSSSAFSGASLHSIRFRQATLPSLCHKTPAVPGQPGPEERPELATGERQSLYAGGAPQSRPFSRQPGYWPSGNATGRQNALKTEAEEVDASQPETARNPTLTPSYFAKRGASQPSHQESSQPSQQRDLLHSDARSGASTALCLGINYLKTSGRDEGTSPAPNTQAEERIKQTFKSSDLNQNSTVTSVASAQQNAQRVFDPIHRSGFWKLGERESPGNYGLKRKRRKAKHVQGIHRNENGGVQFARGHGASVHRPKHSTSKGEQDRSTLQGKASAIGRWDNGTKKKPVSSRRDKQLNSKGCSAKIPDRIQPWVTAAGKRANLLKDSSKCKRVTCGLATPVKTAFSLMGNFPSPPSLVVGDDGDLCPAYSFCSDHSCSMQKAHPVWRWQIGGTAIPLPPSHKFRGFSI, via the coding sequence ATGGCAAGTACAATGGTTGGGATTATTCCAAGGTGCGTGGATTATATCTCAAGTGTTACACTGGATGGATTTCAGTTTGGGCATTTGGAGATGTTCGGCGTTAGACTGGGTTACCTACGAATTAACGGCAAGCAAATGTTCGCCCTGTCTCAAGTGCTAGCTGATCTCTTCAAGCATGTCCCCAGGACCACGATCCGAAAAAGAATGGAGTACCTGAAAATCAAAAGGCGTCGCTGCGATCTGCAGGAACTACGGACTCTCAAAGCCATGAAATCTGTGCCAACACGGGCAGTCAAATGCACGCTCATTTCCAAAGAGGACCTGGAGGCTCTGTACACGGTTTACAAAGACCCCGAATGCATCAGGAAGAAACTCAAGGTAAAAGTGAGGGAGAAGGGACATTTTCCCAGCCGCCAAGACTCCAGTTACTTCTCCGATTTCTGTGGAGAGAGGACGGTGTTGCGGACTCGGAACTCTGCCGTGCCGAGCGAGGAGGAATCCAACCGAGTTGTCGAATCAACTGAAAACGGCGGCCTGTTCGAGCGACCCGGCTGCCGATCCATCACCGATCCAGCCGGACAAGGCTTCACAAACTATGAAAATGACGGAAAATCCAATTTCTGCCCGCTGTACCGAGAACGGGACGGATTTCATCAAGACGAGGGCAGGTGTTACCCCAGAACAGTTCAACCCGCCATAGCAGTTCGACTCAATAGGGCGGGCAGTCCCGTTCACTTCAGGGCGAAATATTCTTGTTGCAATCAGAGCAAAAATGCGGAAAGTGGATTTATCGGAAACTATAATTCATCCTTACCGCCACCAGCTTTGAAGTCTGTTAAAAGGATGGTTCTTTCCGGGGATATAAAGGCTTTGAGTGGAACTCCCTGCGCGCAAATGACTCAGGGCGCCTCTCTGGGATGTTCCAGCGACTCAGACTGCAGCCTAGATCCAGAAAACGACTCTGATTTCGGGTCAACGGACGAAGACGAAGAGGGAGAGTCGCTACTGTCCGGCTGCAGTAGTGACGACGAAAGCTCTTCGGCCTCCGATTCCAGTTCGGCTTTCAGCGGTGCCTCCTTGCACAGCATCCGCTTCAGGCAGGCCACCTTACCTAGTCTCTGTCACAAGACCCCTGCTGTCCCGGGGCAACCCGGACCGGAGGAGAGGCCGGAGCTCGCGACAGGGGAACGCCAATCACTTTACGCCGGAGGTGCTCCCCAGTCGCGCCCGTTTAGCCGCCAGCCGGGTTACTGGCCCTCGGGCAACGCGACCGGCCGCCAGAACGCTCTGAAAACTGAGGCTGAAGAGGTCGACGCGTCACAGCCGGAGACGGCTAGAAATCCCACTCTGACCCCAAGCTACTTTGCAAAGCGTGGGGCCTCTCAACCCAGCCACCAAGAGAGCTCGCAGCCTTCACAACAAAGGGATTTGCTGCATTCAGATGCACGGTCCGGTGCATCCACTGCACTCTGCCTCGGCATCAACTATTTGAAAACCTCCGGGAGGGACGAGGGAACTTCACCAGCTCCCAACACCCAGGCTGAAGAGAGGATTAAACAAACTTTCAAAAGTTCTGATTTAAACCAGAATTCTACAGTCACCAGCGTTGCCTCGGCCCAACAGAATGCCCAGAGAGTCTTCGATCCCATCCATAGATCGGGCTTTTGGAAGTTGGGAGAGCGCGAGAGTCCGGGGAACTATGGCCTCAAGAGAAAACGGCGGAAAGCGAAACACGTCCAGGGAATCCACCGAAATGAAAATGGCGGAGTGCAGTTTGCGAGGGGCCACGGTGCCTCCGTCCACCGCCCCAAACACTCTACCTCAAAAGGAGAACAAGACCGCAGCACTTTACAGGGCAAAGCTTCGGCCATTGGTAGGTGGGACAATGGTACAAAAAAGAAACCGGTTTCTTCCAGGCGTGACAAACAGCTTAACTCCAAGGGATGCTCCGCGAAGATACCTGACAGGATTCAACCTTGGGTGACCGCGGCAGGCAAGAGGGCGAATTTGCTGAAAGACTCGTCGAAGTGCAAACGAGTCACCTGCGGATTAGCAACGCCAGTAAAGACAGCTTTTAGCCTCATGGGGAATTTCCCCTCGCCACCCTCACTGGTTGTGGGGGACGATGGTGATCTGTGCCCAGCCTATTCGTTTTGCTCTGATCATTCCTGTTCAATGCAGAAAGCTCACCCGGTGTGGAGATGGCAAATCGGGGGCACCGCCATCCCTCTTCCGCCAAGCCATAAATTCAGGGGCTTCAGCATTTAA